The following coding sequences lie in one Fundulus heteroclitus isolate FHET01 chromosome 20, MU-UCD_Fhet_4.1, whole genome shotgun sequence genomic window:
- the arf3b gene encoding ADP-ribosylation factor 3 isoform X1 encodes MDGWRHGLDAPRRPPEYSVPAGQQQTASSTLTEVPAFPGIMGNIFGNLLKSLIGKKEMRILMVGLDAAGKTTILYKLKLGEIVTTIPTIGFNVETVEYKNISFTVWDVGGQDKIRPLWRHYFQNTQGLIFVVDSNDRERVNEAREELMRMLAEDELRDAVLLVFANKQDLPNAMNAAEITDKLGLHSLRHRNWYIQATCATSGDGLYEGLDWLANQLKNKK; translated from the exons tcctccTGAATATTCAGTCCCCGCAGGACAACAGCAAACTGCCTCCAGCACCTTGACTGAAGTACCCGCCTTTCCTGGAATCATGGGGAATATTTTTGGGAATTTGCTGAAAAGCCTCATAGGAAAAAAGGAGATGAGAATCTTGATGGTGGGCCTCGACGCTGCTGGAAAAACGACAATCCTTTACAAACTGAAACTGGGGGAGATAGTCACCACTATCCCTACAATTG GATTTAATGTTGAGACGGTGGAGTACAAGAACATCAGCTTCACCGTGTGGGACGTGGGTGGACAGGATAAGATCCGGCCCCTCTGGAGGCACTACTTCCAAAACACTCAGG GTCTGATCTTCGTGGTGGACAGTAATGACAGAGAACGTGTGAACGAAGCTCGAGAAGAGCTGATGAGGATGCTGGCTGAGGACGAGCTGAGAGATGCCGTGCTTCTTGTGTTTGCAAATAAACAG GATTTACCAAACGCCATGAACGCCGCCGAGATCACAGACAAGCTGGGCTTACACTCCCTCCGCCACCGCAACTGGTACATCCAGGCCACATGCGCCACGAGTGGCGACGGCCTCTACGAGGGCCTCGACTGGCTGGCCAATCAGCTCAAGAACAAAAAGTAG
- the arf3b gene encoding ADP-ribosylation factor 3 isoform X2, with product MGNIFGNLLKSLIGKKEMRILMVGLDAAGKTTILYKLKLGEIVTTIPTIGFNVETVEYKNISFTVWDVGGQDKIRPLWRHYFQNTQGLIFVVDSNDRERVNEAREELMRMLAEDELRDAVLLVFANKQDLPNAMNAAEITDKLGLHSLRHRNWYIQATCATSGDGLYEGLDWLANQLKNKK from the exons ATGGGGAATATTTTTGGGAATTTGCTGAAAAGCCTCATAGGAAAAAAGGAGATGAGAATCTTGATGGTGGGCCTCGACGCTGCTGGAAAAACGACAATCCTTTACAAACTGAAACTGGGGGAGATAGTCACCACTATCCCTACAATTG GATTTAATGTTGAGACGGTGGAGTACAAGAACATCAGCTTCACCGTGTGGGACGTGGGTGGACAGGATAAGATCCGGCCCCTCTGGAGGCACTACTTCCAAAACACTCAGG GTCTGATCTTCGTGGTGGACAGTAATGACAGAGAACGTGTGAACGAAGCTCGAGAAGAGCTGATGAGGATGCTGGCTGAGGACGAGCTGAGAGATGCCGTGCTTCTTGTGTTTGCAAATAAACAG GATTTACCAAACGCCATGAACGCCGCCGAGATCACAGACAAGCTGGGCTTACACTCCCTCCGCCACCGCAACTGGTACATCCAGGCCACATGCGCCACGAGTGGCGACGGCCTCTACGAGGGCCTCGACTGGCTGGCCAATCAGCTCAAGAACAAAAAGTAG